A part of Cannabis sativa cultivar Pink pepper isolate KNU-18-1 chromosome 6, ASM2916894v1, whole genome shotgun sequence genomic DNA contains:
- the LOC115725116 gene encoding BTB/POZ domain-containing protein At2g24240: MGIQRDRVRFNVGGRIFETTATTLANAGRNSMFGAMFDENWNLQQQSINSGGGGEYFLDRNPDCFSVLLDLLRTQELYLPSNIPEKLLYREALYYGLLDHVRLAKWGQFDGNRLGLSRSVKGQAPGDGTAIRAGPDGGCCVAHGSMVHVYDWMMEEHPPINLDYQRVNDVGWVDSENVVVSVCERPSRGDGGMGLFSSSSGELRYKFQVRHEEQTKSFTAGPLSFSSDYKIYSSCKGRSNEYGIGVWDQVSGKQVDFYYEPPGWSLGEADKLQWLNGTNCLLVATLFPRKDNCYISLLDFREKKRMVWNWSDIGAPLTIDERRVRDAIAMEESNSVCVVNEYEELGFIDLRISGGGIRWSSRSRLMKGKMPDEPCYPKLALHEGQLFSSMDDCISVFCGPDWVLTSRLRNSYGGSICDFSIGGDRLFALHSEENVFDIWETPPPPVI; the protein is encoded by the coding sequence ATGGGAATTCAAAGAGACAGAGTTAGATTCAACGTGGGAGGAAGAATCTTCGAAACAACAGCCACAACGTTAGCCAACGCGGGTCGTAATTCCATGTTCGGAGCCATGTTCGACGAGAATTGGAACCTTCAACAACAATCCATTAACTCCGGCGGCGGCGGAGAGTACTTCCTTGATCGAAACCCCGATTGCTTCTCCGTACTCCTCGATCTTCTCCGAACACAAGAGCTTTATCTCCCTTCAAACATCCCAGAAAAGCTTCTCTACAGAGAAGCCTTGTACTACGGTCTATTAGACCATGTTCGTTTAGCGAAATGGGGTCAATTCGACGGCAACAGATTAGGCCTTTCCCGTTCAGTAAAGGGCCAAGCTCCCGGCGATGGAACCGCCATTCGGGCAGGCCCAGATGGCGGCTGCTGCGTTGCTCACGGTAGTATGGTTCACGTCTATGATTGGATGATGGAAGAACACCCTCCAATCAATCTAGATTACCAGAGAGTAAACGACGTCGGTTGGGTCGATTCAGAGAATGTGGTTGTGAGTGTGTGCGAGAGGCCGAGCCGAGGCGATGGCGGAATGGGCTTGTTTAGCTCTTCTAGTGGTGAGCTTAGGTACAAATTTCAGGTCAGACATGAGGAACAGACCAAGAGTTTCACAGCTGGGCCATTGAGTTTTAGCTCTGATTACAAGATTTACTCAAGCTGTAAAGGTAGAAGCAATGAGTATGGAATTGGTGTTTGGGATCAAGTGAGTGGAAAACAAGTTGATTTTTACTATGAACCACCTGGTTGGTCACTTGGTGAGGCTGACAAACTCCAATGGTTAAATGGTACTAATTGTTTGCTTGTAGCAACTTTGTTCCCTAGAAAAGATAACTGTTACATTAGCTTGCTTGATTtcagagaaaagaagagaatgGTTTGGAATTGGTCTGATATCGGCGCGCCTTTAACTATAGACGAAAGGCGAGTTAGAGATGCCATTGCTATGGAGGAGAGTAACTCAGTTTGTGTTGTGAATGAGTATGAAGAATTGGGTTTCATTGATCTTCGAATTTCGGGTGGCGGTATTAGGTGGAGCTCAAGAAGTAGGCTAATGAAGGGGAAAATGCCTGATGAGCCTTGTTATCCAAAACTTGCTTTACATGAAGGTCAACTCTTCTCTTCCATGGATGATTGTATCTCAGTATTTTGTGGTCCTGATTGGGTTTTAACTTCTAGGCTTAGAAATAGCTACGGTGGTTCAATTTGTGATTTTTCCATTGGTGGGGATCGTCTCTTTGCTCTCCACAGTGAagaaaatgtgtttgatatatgGGAAACTCCACCTCCACCAGTCATATGA
- the LOC115725117 gene encoding omega-6 fatty acid desaturase, chloroplastic yields the protein MACRLADSMFLFTGPHQKQIRIRRMAAHYSPSTSLLKWDGLLQKGIKRQQLSYSKRKTNFVQAVAIPATPSPLDIAENREKLAESYGFRQIGEPLPNNVTLKDVIDTLPKEVFEINDAKSWKTVLISVTSYALGLVMIAKSPWYLLPLAWAWTGTAVTGFFVIGHDCAHKSFSRNKLVEDIVGTLAFLPLIYPYEPWRFKHERHHAKTNMLFEDTAWQPVCKDEFDSSPALRKAIIYGYGPFRPWMSIAHWVICHFDLKKFRSNEVKRVKISLACVFAFMFVGWPLIIWKTGIIGWVKYWLMPWLGYHFWMSTFTMVHHTAPHIPFKSPDEWNAAQAQLNGTVHCDYPRWIEILCHDINVHIPHHISSRIPSYNLRAAHKSIQDNWGKYLNEATWSWRLMKTIMTLCHVYDKERNYVPFDELAPEDSQPIGFLKKVMPDYA from the exons ATGGCTTGTAGACTTGCAGATTCTATGTTCCTATTCACC GGACCCCATCAGAAGCAAATTCGAATTCGAAGAATGGCTGCTCATTATTCACCAA GCACCTCTCTTTTGAAATGGGATGGTCTTCTCCAGAAGGGAATCAAACGACAACAACTTTCATATTCCAAGAGAAAAACTAACTTTGTACAAGCTGTGGCTATCCCAGCTACTCCATCTCCATTAGACATTGCTGAGAACAGAGAAAAATTAGCAGAAAGTTATGGTTTCAGACAGATTGGAGAACCACTTCCTAACAATGTTACTTtaaaggatgtcatcgatactCTTCCAAAAGAG GTGTTTGAGATTAATGATGCAAAATCCTGGAAGACAGTGTTAATATCTGTCACTTCTTATGCTTTGGGGCTCGTAATGATTGCGAAATCCCCATGGTATCTACTTCCTCTGGCTTGGGCATGGACAGGGACAGCAGTAACTGGG TTCTTTGTTATAGGTCATGATTGCGCGCACAAGTCATTTTCAAGAAACAAACTAGTGGAAGACATTGTTGGAACACTAGCATTTTTGCCGCTGATATACCCATATGAACCATGGCGCTTTAAGCATGAACGGCATCATGCAAAAACAAACAT GCTTTTTGAGGATACTGCTTGGCAACCTGTTTGCAAAGACGAATTTGATTCATCGCCTGCTTTGCGCAAGGCAATTATTTATGGATATGGCCCATTTCGGCCATGGATGTCAATAGCTCATTG GGTGATATGCCACTTCGATTTGAAGAAGTTCAGATCAAATGAAGTTAAAAGGGTGAAGATAAGTTTGGCTTGTGTATTTGCTTTTATGTTCGTCGGATGGCCATTGATTATATGGAAGACGGGGATCATAGGATGGGTCAAATACTGGTTGATGCCGTGGCTGGGCTATCACTTTTGG ATGAGTACTTTCACAATGGTACATCATACAGCTCCTCATATACCATTTAAATCTCCAGATGAGTGGAATGCAGCTCAAGCTCAACTAAACGGAACAGTTCATTGCGATTACCCTCGTTG GATTGAGATCCTTTGCCATGATATAAATGTCCACATCCCTCACCATATATCTTCAAGGATTCCGAGTTATAACTTGCGGGCAGCTCACAAGTCCATCCAAGATAATTGGGGAAAG TATTTGAACGAGGCTACATGGAGCTGGCGTTTAATGAAGACGATAATGACATTGTGTCATGTATATGATAAGGAGAGAAATTATGTTCCCTTTGATGAACTTGCACCTGAAGACTCTCAACCTATTGGATTTCTCAAAAAGGTGATGCCTGATTATGCTTGA
- the LOC115725613 gene encoding protein TRACHEARY ELEMENT DIFFERENTIATION-RELATED 7, with the protein MASSGNNDLKFPVFPLPPPTNYPPLPFPPNVAPPHAPVKPQPSPFPTPITPQPRPPITPPSPTVKPPPRPPKTPPSPSVKPPPRPPITPPSPSVKPPPRPPTTPPPRPPKTPPSPSVKPPPRPPITPPSPSVKPPPRPPKTPPSPSVKPPPRPRPLPPPSPHPRPSIPPPRPLYPPPPPHIVPPPPPAPGHHSTVIIVVFVSLGGLFFLAFLSVALCCFIKKKKKRMADKTEIVKFDEHMKVQEAIIPGPHGEQMKILTIEEDIHIDEEIQKTEKVMEGSQVKSPHDHPKEIEVGESSGTTHHT; encoded by the coding sequence ATGGCTTCTTCTGGTAACAATGACCTCAAGTTCCCTGTTTTTCCTCTTCCACCACCCACCAACTATCCTCCATTACCATTCCCTCCAAATGTTGCTCCGCCCCACGCTCCCGTTAAACCTCAGCCTTCACCATTCCCAACTCCGATTACACCACAACCTCGTCCCCCAATCACACCACCGTCACCAACTGTGAAGCCACCACCCCGTCCCCCAAAAACACCACCATCACCATCAGTCAAACCACCACCTCGTCCACCAATCACACCACCATCACCATCAGTCAAACCACCACCTCGTCCACCAACCACACCACCACCTCGTCCTCCAAAAACACCTCCATCACCATCAGTCAAACCACCACCCCGTCCACCAATCACACCACCATCACCATCGGTTAAACCACCACCTCGTCCCCCCAAAACACCACCATCACCATCTGTCAAACCACCACCTCGCCCCCGTCCTCTTCCTCCACCATCACCACATCCCCGTCCTTCAATCCCACCACCTCGTCCTCTTTATCCTCCTCCACCGCCTCACATTGTTCCACCTCCGCCACCAGCACCAGGACACCATTCAACTGTTATAATTGTTGTCTTTGTTTCACTTGGCGGTCTATTCTTCCTCGCTTTCCTCTCAGTTGCTCTGTGCTGCTTcatcaagaagaagaagaaaagaatggCTGATAAAACAGAGATTGTAAAATTTGATGAACACATGAAAGTCCAAGAAGCTATCATACCTGGTCCACATGGTGAACAAATGAAGATACTAACCATTGAAGAAGATATCCATATAGACGAAGAAATCCAGAAAACTGAAAAGGTAATGGAAGGATCACAAGTTAAATCTCCACATGATCATCCTAAGGAAATTGAAGTAGGAGAATCCTCTGGGACTACTCATCATACTTGA
- the LOC115694859 gene encoding protein trichome berefringence-like 7 gives MVTFNRSISLNRNVSYNRNVSFNRKALNVGSPRINRLNSVSRLFKLLVVIGSLLSFIIAFLCGYHYLLPALNVYGNISTFNNSESGSSCNVLDGNWVLDNRYPLYNATECPFAERGFDCLRNGREDDDYLKWSWKPRNCNFAAFNVQRLLERFRGKKVVFVGDSMSRTQWESLICLLMTGVQDKKSVYEVNGNEITKQIRYLGVRFGSFNFTIEFYRSVFLVQQGSMPKHAPKRVKSTLKLDKLDDISNHWIDSDILIFNTGQWWVPGKLFKIGCYFQVGNFLKLGMSIPTAYRTALDTWASWVEKSIDTNRTQIFFRTFEPSHWSNFTRRVCNVTQHPVFETEGREHSIFSDTVFDVVKNMTLPVTVLHVTSMSSFRSDAHVGQWSDNPSVPDCSHWCLPGVPDVWNEILLSYLLDDELHVR, from the exons ATGGTTACTTTCAACAGGAGTATTTCATTGAATAGAAATGTGTCATATAATAGGAATGTTTCATTCAATCGAAAGGCATTGAATGTAGGAAGCCCAAGGATCAATCGGTTGAATTCAGTCTCTCGTTTATTCAAGCTACTTGTAGTGATAGGTTCATTGCTTTCATTCATTATAGCCTTTCTTTGTGGTTACCATTATTTGCTCCCAGCCTTAAATGTGTATGGTAATATTTCCACTTTTAATAATTCTGAAAGTGGAAGTAGTTGCAATGTGCTTGATGGAAATTGGGTCTTAGACAATCGTTATCCATTGTACAATGCAACAGAATGTCCCTTTGCAGAACGAGGATTCGATTGCTTGCGTAATGGTAGGGAAGATGATGATTATCTTAAGTGGAGTTGGAAGCCTAGGAACTGTAATTTTGCAGCATTTAATGTGCAAAGATTGTTGGAACGGTTTCGAGGTAAAAAAGTTGTTTTTGTTGGTGATTCTATGAGTAGAACACAATGGGAGTCTCTTATATGCTTGCTTATGACTGGTGTACAAGACAAGAAGAGTGTGTATGAAGTCAATGGGAATGAGATCACCAAACAAATTAGATATTTAGGTGTTCGGTTTGgttcttttaattttactattgaGTTCTATCGCTCGGTTTTCCTGGTGCAACAAGGTTCTATGCCAAAACATGCTCCTAAAAGGGTCAAGTCTACACTGAAGTTGGACAAATTGGATGATATCAGTAACCACTGGATTGATTCAGATATTCTCATTTTCAATACAGGTCAATGGTGGGTTCCAGGGAAACTTTTCAAAAT TGGTTGCTATTTTCAGGTGGGAAATTTCCTAAAGCTTGGAATGTCAATTCCTACCGCCTACAGAACAGCACTAGACACATGGGCATCGTGGGTAGAGAAAAGTATTGATACAAATCGAACGCAAATTTTCTTTCGTACTTTTGAACCGTCACACTGGAG TAATTTCACTCGAAGAGTTTGCAATGTGACCCAACACCCTGTGTTTGAAACCGAAGGCAGAGAACACAGTATATTCTCTGACACTGTTTTCGACGTTGTAAAGAACATGACACTTCCTGTAACCGTGTTGCATGTTACTTCAATGTCATCTTTTCGAAGTGATGCACATGTTGGTCAGTGGAGTGACAACCCGTCTGTTCCTGATTGTAGCCACTGGTGCCTACCTGGTGTACCTGATGTATGGAATGAAATTCTCCTTTCATACTTGCTTGATGATGAGCTTCATGTCAGGTGA